In a single window of the Bacteroides acidifaciens genome:
- a CDS encoding SusC/RagA family TonB-linked outer membrane protein, with translation MKKKHYLLFLLALLFLLTDVVWAQTSVTVSGVVIDENGETLPGVSVVEVGTTNGVLTDLNGHYTLKTTSAKPSVSFSYIGYQTTTLPLNGRTKLDVQMKVETKVLDEVVVVGYGVQKKVNLTGSVTSINFADQTEGRPIMSVSSALSGLAAGMNVTQASGQPGSDGATIRVRGNGTFNTNSPLVLVDGIEWSMDNVNPNDIESISVLKDAASTAIYGTRAANGVILITTKNGKGKPQISYSYSGVVQMPYNNLSFVSDYARYMGLVNEACDNVNTKGIFSQESIDRWRAASADPNGLNEYGVPNYVAYPNTDWFDEVFDTGYSQEHNLSVSGSSEKVKYMLSLGYLDNQGVMNRWNLDSSTQKINFRTNLEAKIVKWMTVGTRLYGQKQDYGMANISNGFKYLYQTTPGVYPGEPNYWGRAALASEESSNANNIFGQMAGATGFNTVWRLNASVYGIITPYKGLNIEGTFNYSPTFTDKSSYSRQNGYWDYVTDQRVSESALENASITNTSARTWRQSAEILVRYNTTIKKDHDLGALLGYSAQEYYSKSFAVSRKGATDWTLNELSTYETLVRSSSSAPAKWGLLSYFGRVNYGYKGRYLFEANLRADASSRFGVNQRWGYFPSFSGGWRISEESFMQGASDYLSNLKLRVSWGKTGNNSTGNYDWQANYATGNVVIDGEGTKGLVRKKLSNDKLHWESTATTDIGLDFGFFNNRLTGEIDYYNKYTSDILYHPELYLSMGVVGSAPENLGEVRNRGVEFTLNWNDRIGKDFEYRVGMNFSFNANKVMKFKGELQKYWTYDAQGNKVSYVNNFSDVSESGFGGYICEGRQLGETYMYKVYRGSGEGYTGGAVDIHAGPKDGMIRTKEDMVWVQAMIDSGYSFGGMKTVAKDQLWYGDILYADSNGDMNYGDTNDRDFSGHTSVPKFNLGFNCAFSYKNIDFSMLWSGAFGHYLNWNTDYYNSTLVSHGYGIIEHIADNHYFFDPSNPDDPRTNQWGKYPRLTYGTTYNNRIQSDWNEYKGDYFKLKNIQIGYTLPQRISSKFFVNKLRAFVSMDNILTITSYPGLDPEIGTAIGYPLMRQISFGGQITF, from the coding sequence ATGAAAAAGAAGCATTATCTATTATTTTTATTGGCTTTGCTCTTTTTACTGACAGATGTGGTGTGGGCACAAACATCTGTTACGGTAAGTGGAGTAGTGATCGATGAGAATGGAGAAACCCTTCCGGGTGTTTCCGTCGTCGAAGTAGGTACAACAAACGGTGTCCTGACAGACCTGAACGGACACTACACCTTAAAAACAACTTCTGCCAAACCTTCCGTTTCTTTCAGTTACATTGGTTATCAGACCACCACGCTTCCCCTGAACGGGCGTACGAAACTTGATGTACAGATGAAAGTGGAGACGAAAGTGCTGGATGAAGTAGTGGTAGTGGGCTACGGTGTACAGAAGAAAGTGAACCTGACCGGCTCCGTGACTTCCATCAACTTTGCCGACCAGACGGAAGGACGACCCATCATGAGTGTTTCTTCCGCCCTTTCGGGACTCGCCGCCGGTATGAACGTCACACAAGCTTCGGGACAACCCGGCTCGGACGGTGCCACCATCCGCGTCCGCGGTAACGGTACGTTCAATACCAACTCCCCATTGGTCCTGGTGGACGGTATCGAATGGAGCATGGACAATGTGAACCCCAACGACATCGAAAGCATCTCCGTACTGAAAGACGCTGCCTCCACAGCTATTTACGGTACGCGCGCCGCCAACGGAGTCATCCTTATCACCACCAAAAACGGGAAAGGCAAACCGCAAATCTCCTATTCTTATTCGGGAGTCGTGCAGATGCCCTACAACAACCTCTCTTTCGTAAGCGACTATGCCCGTTATATGGGACTGGTGAACGAAGCTTGCGACAATGTGAATACCAAAGGCATCTTCTCGCAGGAAAGCATCGACCGCTGGAGGGCTGCTTCTGCCGATCCGAACGGGCTGAACGAGTACGGAGTACCCAATTACGTGGCTTATCCCAACACCGATTGGTTCGACGAAGTATTCGACACCGGATATTCGCAAGAGCACAACCTGTCTGTCTCCGGCAGTTCGGAGAAAGTGAAATACATGCTTTCTTTGGGCTATCTTGACAATCAGGGAGTCATGAACCGCTGGAACCTCGACTCAAGTACGCAGAAAATCAATTTCCGTACCAACCTGGAAGCCAAGATAGTGAAATGGATGACCGTCGGCACCCGTCTCTACGGGCAAAAGCAAGATTACGGGATGGCTAATATCAGCAACGGATTCAAGTATCTCTATCAGACCACTCCGGGTGTATACCCCGGCGAACCTAACTACTGGGGACGTGCCGCACTGGCCAGCGAAGAATCTTCCAATGCCAATAATATCTTCGGTCAGATGGCAGGAGCCACCGGTTTCAATACCGTCTGGCGTCTCAACGCATCAGTCTACGGAATTATCACTCCCTATAAAGGGCTCAACATTGAAGGTACATTCAACTATTCACCGACATTCACCGACAAGTCTTCTTATAGCCGCCAGAATGGTTATTGGGACTACGTCACCGACCAGCGTGTCAGCGAAAGCGCGTTGGAGAACGCTTCCATCACCAATACGAGCGCACGCACCTGGCGTCAGAGTGCCGAAATACTGGTACGCTACAATACAACCATCAAGAAAGACCACGACCTGGGCGCACTGCTCGGATATTCCGCACAGGAATATTACAGCAAGAGCTTTGCTGTTTCTCGTAAAGGCGCTACGGACTGGACGCTGAACGAATTAAGCACTTACGAGACGCTCGTCAGATCTTCCAGCTCGGCACCCGCCAAATGGGGATTGCTCTCTTATTTCGGCCGTGTCAACTACGGATATAAAGGGCGTTATCTCTTCGAAGCCAACCTTCGTGCCGATGCCTCCTCCCGTTTCGGTGTGAACCAGCGTTGGGGATATTTCCCCTCGTTCTCCGGTGGATGGCGTATCTCGGAAGAATCGTTCATGCAGGGAGCATCGGACTATCTCTCTAACCTGAAACTTCGTGTTTCCTGGGGAAAGACAGGTAACAACTCTACGGGCAACTACGACTGGCAGGCAAACTACGCCACAGGCAATGTCGTAATCGACGGTGAAGGAACCAAAGGACTGGTACGCAAGAAACTAAGCAATGACAAGCTGCACTGGGAAAGTACCGCTACCACCGACATCGGACTTGATTTCGGCTTTTTCAACAACCGTTTGACGGGTGAGATAGACTATTATAATAAGTATACTTCGGACATTCTCTACCATCCCGAACTCTATCTTTCGATGGGTGTCGTAGGCTCTGCTCCCGAGAATCTGGGTGAAGTGCGCAACCGTGGTGTTGAATTTACCCTCAACTGGAACGACCGCATCGGAAAAGATTTCGAATACCGGGTGGGTATGAATTTCTCTTTCAACGCCAACAAAGTAATGAAGTTCAAAGGCGAACTCCAGAAATACTGGACGTATGATGCGCAGGGAAACAAAGTGAGCTATGTCAATAACTTCAGTGATGTCTCCGAATCCGGTTTCGGAGGTTACATCTGCGAAGGCCGCCAACTTGGGGAAACCTATATGTATAAGGTGTACAGAGGTTCCGGCGAAGGCTATACCGGAGGTGCGGTGGATATCCACGCGGGGCCGAAGGACGGAATGATACGTACAAAAGAAGATATGGTATGGGTGCAGGCTATGATTGACTCCGGTTATTCGTTCGGAGGAATGAAGACAGTTGCCAAAGACCAGCTTTGGTATGGTGACATACTCTATGCCGACAGCAACGGTGATATGAACTACGGCGATACCAACGACCGGGATTTCTCCGGACACACCAGTGTCCCGAAATTCAACCTGGGTTTCAACTGTGCTTTCTCTTACAAGAATATTGATTTCTCCATGTTATGGTCGGGAGCTTTCGGGCATTACCTCAACTGGAATACGGATTACTACAACTCGACACTGGTCAGCCACGGATATGGCATTATCGAGCATATCGCCGATAACCATTACTTCTTCGATCCTTCCAACCCGGACGATCCGCGCACCAACCAGTGGGGCAAATATCCCCGCCTGACATACGGTACTACCTATAATAACAGAATCCAGAGCGACTGGAACGAATATAAGGGCGACTACTTCAAGTTGAAGAATATCCAGATTGGCTATACGTTGCCGCAACGGATTTCCAGCAAGTTCTTTGTTAATAAGCTCCGTGCTTTTGTGTCGATGGACAATATCCTGACGATCACCAGTTATCCGGGACTCGATCCGGAAATAGGAACTGCCATCGGTTATCCGTTGATGCGTCAGATCTCTTTTGGCGGACAGATTACCTTTTAA
- a CDS encoding sialate O-acetylesterase produces the protein MKKHFLLLILSFLFLPIAQGKVKLPAMMGDHMVLQQNSSVKLWGWADGKKVTVTTSWNNRTYQASTDKDGSWLVKVDTPEGSYTPYSITISDGTPVTLSDILIGEVWICSGQSNMEMRMMGNTAQPINNSLETLLNAGNYRDRIRFITVPRTKETKRRTDFEKRKWEVSSPETTIDCSAAAYFFARQLTESLHLPVGLVINSWGGSRIEAWMDEPTLGTIEGMDMEAAKSPKRDIHQRLECLYNSMLYPIKNFTARGFLWYQGESNISNYQFYAPMMSAMVQLWRNMWEAPDMPFYYVQIAPYKYENSSNTGAALLREAQVEALKTIPNSGIVPTTDIGDEFCIHPPQKDVVGLRLATLALTKTYGIRRLPSNGPMMTKVDYADKKAIVTFDNAPAGLFPTFSELEGFEIAGADKKFYPAKAKIVGRTNTVEVWSEEVAQPVAVRYAFRNYVGNITLRNTFGLSAFPFRTDTWDDVK, from the coding sequence ATGAAAAAACATTTTCTACTTCTTATTTTATCATTTTTATTCCTGCCGATTGCACAAGGCAAAGTAAAACTTCCTGCAATGATGGGAGACCACATGGTACTCCAACAGAACAGCTCCGTTAAGTTATGGGGGTGGGCGGACGGCAAGAAAGTAACCGTCACCACTTCGTGGAACAACCGGACTTATCAGGCATCTACGGATAAAGACGGGAGCTGGCTGGTGAAAGTAGACACTCCCGAAGGAAGCTATACTCCTTATTCTATTACGATCAGTGACGGCACTCCGGTCACTCTCTCGGATATACTGATAGGGGAGGTGTGGATCTGCTCCGGACAGTCGAACATGGAAATGCGCATGATGGGAAATACGGCACAACCCATAAACAACTCGCTCGAAACACTGCTGAATGCAGGTAACTACCGTGACCGTATCCGGTTCATCACCGTACCGAGAACAAAAGAAACAAAACGTCGCACGGATTTTGAAAAAAGGAAATGGGAAGTATCGTCACCCGAAACCACGATTGATTGCAGTGCCGCCGCCTATTTCTTTGCCCGCCAACTGACTGAAAGTCTCCATCTTCCGGTAGGACTGGTCATCAACAGTTGGGGTGGTTCACGAATCGAAGCATGGATGGACGAACCGACTTTGGGTACTATCGAGGGGATGGACATGGAAGCTGCCAAAAGCCCTAAACGGGATATACACCAACGTCTGGAATGTTTGTACAACTCTATGTTGTACCCCATAAAAAACTTCACGGCACGCGGTTTCCTATGGTATCAAGGAGAATCAAATATATCCAATTACCAATTTTACGCACCGATGATGAGTGCTATGGTACAACTATGGAGAAATATGTGGGAAGCACCCGATATGCCTTTCTATTATGTGCAGATTGCTCCTTACAAATATGAAAACAGCAGCAATACGGGAGCCGCTTTATTGCGTGAAGCACAAGTAGAAGCACTGAAAACAATCCCTAATTCGGGCATTGTACCCACTACGGATATCGGTGATGAATTCTGCATCCATCCGCCACAGAAGGATGTAGTAGGACTTCGGTTGGCTACGCTTGCACTGACTAAGACATACGGTATCCGCCGGTTGCCATCCAACGGTCCGATGATGACCAAAGTGGACTATGCGGACAAAAAGGCCATAGTGACATTCGATAATGCACCTGCGGGGTTGTTCCCTACTTTCTCCGAACTGGAAGGATTTGAGATTGCGGGAGCGGACAAGAAGTTCTATCCGGCGAAAGCAAAGATTGTAGGACGTACCAACACAGTAGAAGTGTGGAGTGAAGAGGTAGCACAACCGGTTGCCGTGCGCTATGCTTTCCGCAATTATGTGGGAAATATCACGCTGCGGAATACTTTCGGATTGAGTGCTTTCCCGTTCCGCACAGATACGTGGGATGATGTGAAATAA